A part of Acidimicrobiales bacterium genomic DNA contains:
- a CDS encoding phosphoribosylanthranilate isomerase — MLVKICGITSEADALLAVGLGADAVGFVFAPSPRQVAPQAVRRIIERVPPEILTVGVFRNEARTRVVDIVNGIGLRAAQLHGDETAQDTAWVAERIPVTIKAFPVGHPGIARIDDYGVDAILVDALSPGSGEVFDWQLAEGVVDPARLIVSGGLRSDNVADAIAHLHPFGVDVSTGVESEPGRKDPGKMRAFIAAARAAAGEATGGDVEDGAPEDDDTGDRPFDWQEDE, encoded by the coding sequence GTGCTCGTGAAGATCTGCGGCATCACGTCCGAGGCCGACGCCCTGCTGGCCGTGGGCCTCGGCGCCGACGCCGTGGGGTTCGTGTTCGCCCCGTCGCCCCGGCAGGTCGCGCCCCAGGCCGTGCGGCGCATCATCGAGCGTGTCCCGCCGGAGATCCTCACCGTCGGGGTCTTCCGCAACGAGGCCCGCACCCGCGTGGTGGACATCGTGAACGGCATCGGCCTGCGCGCCGCCCAGCTCCACGGCGACGAGACGGCCCAGGACACCGCCTGGGTGGCCGAGCGCATCCCCGTGACCATCAAGGCGTTCCCGGTGGGCCACCCCGGCATCGCCCGCATCGACGACTACGGGGTCGACGCCATCCTGGTGGACGCCCTGTCGCCCGGGTCGGGCGAGGTCTTCGACTGGCAGCTGGCGGAGGGCGTGGTCGACCCGGCGCGTCTCATCGTCTCGGGGGGCCTGCGCTCCGACAACGTGGCCGACGCCATCGCCCACCTGCATCCGTTCGGGGTCGACGTGTCGACGGGGGTGGAGTCCGAGCCGGGGCGCAAGGACCCCGGCAAGATGCGCGCCTTCATCGCCGCGGCGCGCGCCGCGGCCGGCGAGGCCACCGGGGGCGACGTCGAGGACGGCGCCCCCGAGGACGACGACACCGGCGACCGCCCCTTCGACTGGCAGGAGGACGAGTGA
- the trpC gene encoding indole-3-glycerol phosphate synthase TrpC: protein MPADTYLSTILATHRARAAADDRSLDELLARAEAQPPTRPFLGALAAPAGEALAVIAEVKRRSPSKGVIAAGLDPAQVAADYAAGGAACLSVLTDEEFFGGSAADLAAARAACALPVLRKDFTVGDADVCDARLMGADAVLLIVAALSDAELLGLVTLAHELSLDALVEVHDEAELERALGAGAEMVGVNQRDLTTFAVDPGRAERLGGRIPPEVVAVAESGITGPDDARRLAGVGYQAVLVGESLVRAADRRAAVRDLTGQRIGARHAPRDAYRARG from the coding sequence GTGCCGGCCGACACCTACCTCTCCACCATCCTCGCCACCCACCGCGCCCGGGCCGCGGCCGACGACCGCAGCCTGGACGAGCTGCTGGCGCGGGCCGAGGCGCAACCGCCGACCCGACCCTTCCTGGGCGCGCTGGCGGCCCCGGCGGGGGAGGCGCTGGCCGTCATCGCCGAGGTGAAGCGGCGCTCGCCCAGCAAGGGGGTCATCGCCGCCGGCCTCGACCCCGCCCAGGTGGCCGCCGACTACGCGGCGGGCGGTGCGGCCTGCCTGTCGGTGCTCACCGACGAGGAATTCTTCGGCGGCTCCGCGGCCGACCTGGCGGCCGCCCGCGCCGCGTGCGCACTGCCGGTGCTGCGCAAGGACTTCACCGTGGGCGACGCCGACGTGTGCGACGCCCGGCTCATGGGGGCCGACGCCGTGCTGCTCATCGTGGCCGCCCTGTCGGACGCCGAGCTCCTGGGACTCGTGACCCTGGCGCACGAGCTGTCGCTCGACGCCCTGGTGGAGGTGCACGACGAGGCCGAGCTCGAGCGCGCCCTGGGTGCCGGGGCCGAGATGGTCGGGGTCAACCAGCGCGACCTGACGACGTTCGCCGTGGACCCCGGGCGCGCCGAGCGGCTCGGGGGGAGGATCCCCCCCGAGGTGGTGGCCGTGGCCGAGTCGGGGATCACCGGGCCCGACGACGCCCGCCGGCTGGCGGGCGTCGGCTACCAGGCGGTGCTCGTGGGCGAGTCCCTCGTGCGGGCCGCCGACCGGCGCGCCGCGGTCCGGGATCTGACCGGCCAGCGCATCGGGGCGCGCCACGCCCCCCGGGACGCCTACCGGGCGCGGGGGTGA
- a CDS encoding response regulator transcription factor, which produces MGGDGETIVVIEDDRNISDLVALYLRREGYRVLQAEDAEGGLAYVDRDRPQLVVVDIGLPGALDGLDVCRRLRADGGDVPVVMLTARDDEVDRVIGFELGADDYITKPFSARELVARVRAILRRAGSPPRAAPAVLEVGEIAVDTGRREVRSGAAVVALTTREFDLLTYLALNRGLALSRRQLLDGVWGDGWYGDERTVDVHVRQLRKKLGDSLPLTTVWGVGYRLG; this is translated from the coding sequence ATGGGAGGGGACGGAGAGACCATCGTCGTCATCGAGGACGACCGCAACATCTCCGACCTGGTGGCGCTGTACCTGCGCCGCGAGGGCTACCGCGTGCTGCAGGCCGAGGACGCCGAGGGCGGCCTGGCCTACGTCGACCGGGACCGTCCCCAGCTGGTCGTGGTCGACATCGGCCTGCCCGGGGCGCTCGACGGCCTCGACGTGTGCCGCCGCCTGCGCGCCGATGGAGGCGACGTCCCCGTCGTCATGCTCACGGCCCGCGACGACGAGGTCGACCGGGTGATCGGCTTCGAGCTCGGCGCCGACGACTACATCACCAAGCCGTTCTCGGCGCGTGAGCTCGTCGCCCGGGTGCGCGCCATCCTGCGCCGCGCCGGGTCCCCGCCCCGGGCCGCGCCCGCCGTGCTCGAGGTGGGCGAAATCGCCGTCGACACCGGCCGGCGCGAGGTCCGCAGCGGCGCCGCGGTCGTGGCGCTCACCACGCGCGAGTTCGACCTCCTCACCTACCTCGCCCTCAACCGGGGGCTGGCCCTGTCGCGACGTCAGCTCCTCGACGGCGTCTGGGGCGACGGGTGGTACGGCGACGAGCGCACGGTCGACGTCCACGTCCGGCAACTGCGCAAGAAGCTCGGCGACTCGCTCCCCCTCACGACCGTGTGGGGTGTCGGCTACCGGCTCGGCTGA
- a CDS encoding HAMP domain-containing sensor histidine kinase, translated as MRRRITVAILAVVLGTLVLTVAGSVLLVRGAAIETAANELTTEAEAIGALMSSNPAFSDRAVLPVLRRVGAFDRLTLVGLGTDARVRPVPAPLVPAVLRPRALQSGATVAGHVGNVVFVAQPLALTARQRVTLAGGLPAADTPVLVVTRHVTNPVNGVFYFVLVAGAVLAAAVLVATVLARRISAPLVRALGATRQIAGGNLAATVAVSAHDYPELAELAQAINTLGENLTRSQGLEREFLLSVSHELRTPLTSIRGYADAIAEGATDDVPGAVAIIATEARRLERLVQDLLDLARVQARQFSLHTQRVDCADVAASVVEGFRPEAGAAGVALVAAVAPGAGLWVDADPDRLGQIIANLVENALKFAAGRVEVGAARAGAWTGVWVTDDGPGMGAEDLPHVFERHYTSDRMPARKAGAGLGLAIVAELAAAMGATVTAESPAAAGRGARMAVWLASDPAPGGHHGPTGGVTAPGDPGIPTSALPLRPPA; from the coding sequence ATGCGACGGCGCATCACCGTCGCCATCCTCGCGGTGGTGCTCGGCACGCTCGTCCTCACCGTGGCGGGCAGCGTCCTGCTCGTGCGGGGGGCGGCCATCGAGACCGCCGCCAACGAGCTCACCACCGAGGCCGAGGCCATCGGCGCCCTCATGTCGAGCAACCCCGCCTTCAGCGACCGCGCCGTGCTCCCGGTGCTGCGGCGCGTGGGGGCCTTCGACCGGCTGACCCTCGTGGGGCTCGGGACCGACGCCCGGGTCCGGCCCGTCCCCGCGCCGCTCGTGCCGGCGGTGCTGCGGCCCCGCGCCCTGCAATCGGGCGCGACCGTCGCCGGCCACGTCGGCAACGTCGTGTTCGTGGCCCAGCCCCTGGCCCTGACGGCCCGCCAACGCGTCACCCTGGCGGGCGGCCTCCCCGCCGCGGACACGCCGGTCCTGGTGGTCACCCGCCACGTGACCAACCCGGTGAACGGCGTCTTCTACTTCGTGCTGGTGGCCGGGGCCGTGCTGGCGGCGGCGGTCCTGGTGGCGACCGTGCTCGCCCGGCGGATCAGCGCACCGCTGGTGCGCGCCCTCGGGGCGACGCGCCAGATCGCCGGCGGGAACCTGGCGGCCACCGTGGCGGTGAGCGCCCACGACTACCCCGAGCTGGCCGAGCTGGCGCAGGCCATCAACACCCTGGGCGAGAACCTCACGCGCTCGCAGGGGCTCGAGCGCGAGTTCCTGCTGTCGGTGTCGCACGAGCTGCGCACGCCGCTCACCTCGATCCGCGGCTACGCCGACGCCATCGCCGAGGGTGCCACCGACGACGTCCCCGGCGCGGTCGCCATCATCGCCACCGAGGCGCGGCGCCTCGAACGGCTGGTGCAGGACCTGCTCGACCTCGCCCGCGTGCAGGCGCGCCAGTTCTCCCTGCACACCCAGCGCGTCGACTGCGCCGACGTGGCCGCGTCGGTGGTCGAGGGGTTCCGGCCCGAGGCGGGCGCCGCCGGTGTGGCGCTGGTGGCGGCCGTGGCCCCCGGCGCCGGGCTGTGGGTCGACGCCGACCCCGACCGCCTGGGCCAGATCATCGCCAATCTCGTCGAGAACGCGCTGAAGTTCGCGGCGGGCCGTGTCGAGGTCGGCGCGGCGCGCGCCGGGGCGTGGACCGGGGTATGGGTGACCGACGACGGCCCCGGCATGGGCGCCGAGGACCTCCCGCACGTCTTCGAGCGCCACTACACGTCGGACCGCATGCCGGCCCGGAAGGCGGGTGCGGGGCTCGGGCTGGCGATCGTGGCCGAGCTGGCCGCCGCCATGGGCGCCACCGTCACGGCGGAGTCGCCGGCCGCCGCGGGGCGCGGGGCGCGCATGGCGGTGTGGTTGGCGAGCGACCCGGCGCCCGGCGGCCACCACGGGCCGACGGGCGGGGTCACGGCCCCCGGGGACCCCGGGATACCGACGTCGGCGCTTCCCCTACGCCCCCCTGCGTAG